From a single Leptospira neocaledonica genomic region:
- a CDS encoding LIC10604 family protein — MKIAGIILLSVICLIVLLVLSGYLLPKDHVASVEKNFSSSSESIYKIIRNVHEYQGWRSGLKSVEIESNMIWTESDSHGNNIRFGIIEERSPNYLKTKILNEDLPFGGGWEFEISPDGSNTKLKITEKGFVTNPLFRVLSKFVFGHDATMKTYLEDLSKRLESSGK; from the coding sequence ATGAAAATCGCGGGGATCATTCTACTGAGTGTGATCTGTTTAATAGTTTTACTTGTGCTTTCTGGATATTTACTTCCGAAGGATCATGTTGCAAGTGTGGAGAAAAATTTTTCTTCTTCTTCTGAAAGTATATACAAGATCATTCGTAATGTTCATGAATATCAGGGTTGGAGAAGCGGTCTGAAATCTGTGGAAATTGAATCCAATATGATTTGGACAGAATCAGATTCTCATGGAAATAATATCCGTTTTGGAATTATAGAAGAACGTTCTCCGAATTATTTAAAGACGAAAATTCTAAACGAAGACCTCCCTTTTGGTGGAGGTTGGGAATTCGAGATTAGTCCGGATGGTTCGAATACTAAACTGAAAATTACCGAAAAAGGTTTTGTGACGAATCCTTTGTTTAGAGTACTTTCTAAATTCGTATTCGGTCATGACGCTACTATGAAAACTTATTTGGAAGATCTAAGTAAGAGATTGGAGTCGTCTGGGAAGTGA
- a CDS encoding class II aldolase/adducin family protein produces the protein MKAPDSPIDLQKFLPQLVKEGILAKNGCASVKIGKSIWITPKKADLNTIGKKTKNALLEIPLEGNHTFPKDIPDEAVQHLSLYLARPEFSVIFHSTQENVMTCSMAGETVRPYLDDMAQIVGPNAKVVPNSSDDKGLKKIVSAIGRRNAVYLQNAGALCAHKSLDDAHAVCMVLEKASKAFVESRILGGGKPVPWLEAEAIRFVYQRKYSKQAEKNRG, from the coding sequence ATGAAAGCTCCGGATAGCCCGATAGATCTTCAAAAATTTCTGCCTCAATTAGTAAAGGAAGGAATCTTAGCAAAGAACGGATGTGCTAGCGTGAAAATCGGAAAAAGTATCTGGATCACTCCTAAAAAAGCGGATCTAAATACGATTGGTAAAAAAACAAAGAATGCTCTTCTTGAAATTCCTTTGGAAGGAAATCATACCTTTCCGAAGGACATTCCAGACGAAGCTGTTCAACATCTTTCTCTATATTTAGCAAGACCCGAATTCAGCGTTATCTTTCATTCCACTCAAGAGAATGTGATGACCTGCTCTATGGCGGGAGAAACTGTTCGCCCCTACTTGGATGATATGGCCCAAATCGTGGGACCTAATGCAAAAGTTGTCCCTAACTCAAGCGACGATAAAGGTCTGAAAAAAATTGTCTCCGCTATAGGAAGAAGGAACGCTGTATATCTTCAGAATGCGGGAGCCTTATGCGCTCATAAAAGTCTGGATGATGCTCATGCAGTCTGTATGGTTTTGGAAAAAGCAAGTAAGGCTTTCGTAGAATCTCGAATCCTAGGCGGTGGAAAACCAGTTCCTTGGTTAGAAGCAGAAGCAATCCGGTTTGTATATCAGAGAAAATATTCTAAACAAGCAGAGAAAAACCGAGGATAG
- a CDS encoding class II aldolase/adducin family protein — MEINKAQKTVRDAGIRLLKSGLIARTWGNISQRIDENYFAITPTGRTYDDLTPEEIVQVNIDDLTHIGKIKPSYEKGLHSAAYKLRPNIGAVIHTHQLQAAVVAAARKDVPVLNPQMKKIIGGPVLCTDYSLPGTKKLIRMAIHALDKSGSKAVLLANHGTLCVGKDMEDAFQVALELERVCQLFIEKEFLKVSGYKKGDRDSIRSWYLKNYGLVKTA, encoded by the coding sequence ATGGAAATAAATAAAGCCCAAAAAACCGTTCGAGATGCTGGAATCCGACTTCTTAAGTCGGGTCTAATCGCAAGGACTTGGGGAAATATCAGCCAACGTATCGATGAAAATTATTTCGCGATCACTCCGACTGGTAGGACTTATGATGATCTAACTCCGGAAGAGATCGTACAAGTGAACATTGATGATTTAACTCATATCGGAAAGATCAAACCTTCTTATGAGAAAGGACTTCACTCCGCCGCTTATAAACTTCGCCCAAATATCGGTGCAGTAATCCATACTCACCAATTACAAGCCGCAGTGGTAGCAGCCGCGAGAAAGGATGTTCCAGTTCTAAATCCGCAGATGAAAAAGATCATCGGAGGACCGGTGCTATGTACCGACTATTCTCTTCCAGGAACCAAAAAATTGATCCGTATGGCAATCCATGCTTTGGATAAATCAGGAAGTAAAGCTGTACTTCTCGCAAACCACGGAACACTTTGTGTAGGAAAAGATATGGAAGACGCATTTCAAGTTGCGCTCGAATTAGAAAGAGTCTGCCAACTATTCATCGAGAAAGAATTCTTAAAAGTTTCCGGTTACAAAAAAGGAGACAGAGATTCCATCCGCTCTTGGTATCTCAAAAATTATGGACTGGTGAAAACAGCATGA
- a CDS encoding aspartate aminotransferase family protein, with protein sequence MSTGFAITQYPDVKGVYKQLHDLIRQPIRSIKKNEMEKYLQEYFEKKCSKSKTMIAEASEYIPGGVQHNLAFNYPFPLVFTKASGAHLYDLDGNKYIDFLQAGGPTVLGSNPSNIRKKVVQLLETTGPVTGLFHEYELRLAEKIVEHMPSVQMFRMLGSGTEACMASIRVARLATKKKNIVKMGGAYHGWSDQLAYGLRLPGTRHFESHGIPKHVFKYTQEFYPNDLNALERTLKRNRWRGGTAAVILEPIGPESGTRPIDMDFNKGVRELCDKYGALMIFDEVVTAFRIGLSGAQGYYGVSPDLTVFGKVVAGGYPSAGGLGGKKEYMKYLSAGLQTGVKKALIGGTMAANPLSSAAGYYTLLEIEKQKACEKAGRAGDRITAGLQKLIKKYNLPFVAFNQGSICHLETVGTMLLEIDIKKFWKIKSTIKEAHTRKKAMEEMGAAYMAEGIVTLAGSRLYTSAADTDAVIDDALKRFERVFQKVEGV encoded by the coding sequence ATGTCCACCGGCTTCGCAATTACCCAATACCCAGACGTAAAAGGGGTTTATAAACAACTTCATGACCTAATTCGCCAGCCAATTCGGTCCATTAAGAAGAATGAAATGGAGAAGTACCTTCAGGAATATTTCGAAAAAAAATGCTCTAAATCCAAAACTATGATCGCAGAAGCGTCAGAGTATATTCCTGGCGGAGTGCAGCATAATCTTGCTTTCAACTACCCCTTCCCTCTCGTTTTCACCAAAGCTTCTGGGGCACATTTATACGATTTGGACGGGAACAAATATATAGACTTCCTACAAGCTGGAGGACCAACCGTTTTAGGAAGTAACCCTTCTAATATTCGTAAGAAGGTTGTCCAACTTCTAGAAACCACAGGACCTGTGACCGGTTTATTCCATGAGTATGAGTTAAGACTTGCGGAGAAGATTGTGGAGCATATGCCTTCTGTGCAGATGTTCCGTATGTTGGGATCAGGAACAGAAGCTTGTATGGCTTCTATCCGAGTAGCAAGACTTGCCACTAAAAAGAAAAATATAGTGAAGATGGGCGGAGCGTATCATGGTTGGAGTGATCAGCTTGCTTACGGGCTTCGTCTGCCAGGCACCAGACATTTCGAGTCCCACGGAATTCCTAAACATGTTTTCAAATATACCCAAGAATTCTACCCGAATGATCTAAACGCATTAGAAAGAACCTTAAAGAGAAACCGCTGGAGAGGCGGTACTGCTGCAGTTATTCTAGAACCGATTGGCCCGGAAAGCGGAACCCGCCCTATTGATATGGACTTCAATAAAGGAGTCAGAGAGCTTTGCGACAAATATGGAGCATTAATGATTTTTGATGAAGTTGTTACTGCATTCCGTATCGGCCTAAGTGGTGCACAAGGTTATTACGGAGTTAGTCCAGATCTTACCGTATTCGGAAAAGTAGTTGCAGGTGGTTATCCTTCCGCAGGTGGATTGGGTGGAAAGAAAGAATACATGAAGTATCTTTCTGCAGGACTGCAAACCGGCGTAAAAAAGGCTCTCATCGGTGGAACCATGGCTGCCAACCCTCTCAGCTCTGCTGCGGGTTATTATACTCTGTTAGAAATCGAAAAGCAAAAGGCCTGCGAAAAAGCGGGAAGAGCGGGAGACAGGATCACTGCCGGTTTACAAAAGTTGATTAAGAAGTATAATCTACCTTTCGTAGCATTCAACCAAGGATCCATCTGCCATCTGGAAACAGTCGGGACCATGCTTTTAGAGATCGATATCAAAAAATTCTGGAAGATCAAGTCCACGATCAAAGAAGCTCATACTCGCAAAAAAGCGATGGAAGAAATGGGCGCAGCTTACATGGCAGAAGGTATCGTTACCTTGGCAGGAAGCCGTTTGTATACAAGTGCTGCTGACACCGATGCAGTGATCGACGACGCATTAAAAAGATTCGAAAGAGTTTTCCAAAAAGTCGAAGGTGTATAA